In a genomic window of Plutella xylostella chromosome 16, ilPluXylo3.1, whole genome shotgun sequence:
- the LOC105380594 gene encoding glutamic acid-rich protein: MFSKSISLSILLAAIIACDIAHGRVRVARSPDTSMGVDIPDNSANYEQGKEDLDQRTEEDYETWNAEAKEVEEEYQAPDPDQTGEAYDKEKEYQEEQSEEYKNEGNETYNANKDNAEEHRESTEEHYGSDEENREDPNTAAEHYGEKYDKYEEKEEQDLREDQDKVQTYEEAEPPTFYYESDRSY, encoded by the exons ATGTTTTCCAAAAGCATCTCTTTGAGTATTTTGCTTGCAGCCATTATTG CTTGCGACATAGCACATGGCAGAGTGAGAGTAGCGCGATCCCCCGACACCAGCATGGGGGTGGACATTCCTGACAACTCTGCCAACTACGAACAAGGCAAGGAAGACCTGGACCAAAGAACAGAGGAAGACTACGAAACCTGGAACGCAGAAGCTAAAGAAGTCGAAGAGGAGTACCAAGCACCAGACCCTGACCAGACCGGTGAAGCTTACGATAAGGAAAAGGAATATCAGGAAGAACAAAGTGAGGAGTACAAGAATGAAGGTAACGAAACGTACAATGCGAATAAGGATAACGCAGAAGAACATAGAGAATCTACTGAAGAACATTATGGCAGTGATGAGGAGAACCGAGAGGATCCGAACACGGCAGCGGAACATTATGGTGAGAAATATGACAAGTATGAAGAGAAGGAGGAACAGGATCTGAGAGAAGATCAAGATAAAGTACAGACTTATGAAGAAGCGGAGCCCCCGACTTTCTATTACGAGTCGGACCGATCGTATTGA